Proteins encoded within one genomic window of Mya arenaria isolate MELC-2E11 chromosome 13, ASM2691426v1:
- the LOC128213654 gene encoding neuronal calcium sensor 2-like: MGNKSSKKRLPKEDLDFLTQNTKFSKNEIKDWYRGFMRDCPDGLLSKAKFLEVYSTFFPAGNPDQFCEHVFRSFDKDNSGKIDFKEFLLAINITSGGNPSQKLNWAFAMYDIDGNGTIEKNEMVEIIKAIYSMLGNALTSNDTDTPEERTHKIFAKMDVNNDGVLTRSEFVDGCMKDQFLYQMLTADAGGCNQE; the protein is encoded by the exons ATGGGTAACAAGTCGTCCAAGAAGAGGCTTCCAAAGGAGGACTTGGATTTTCTCACACAGAATACAAAGTTCTCAAAGAATGAAATCAAGGACTGGTATAGGGGCTTCATG CGGGACTGCCCCGATGGTCTGCTATCGAAGGCCAAATTCCTCGAGGTATACTCAACGTTCTTTCCCGCGGGTAACCCGGACCAATTCTGTGAACATGTGTTCAGATCGTTCGACAAAGACAATAGTGGTAAAATAGACTTTAAAGAATTTCTTCTTGCTATAAACATCACATCGGGAGGGAACCCATCGCAGAAACTCAACTGGGCATTCGCGATGTACGATATCGATGGGAACGGAACGATTGAGAAGAATGAAATGGTGGAAATCATTAAA gCCATCTACTCTATGCTGGGAAATGCCTTGACAAGCAATGACACAGACACACCAGAGGAACGAACGCACAAAATATTCGCGAAGATGGACGTAAACAATGATGGTGTCTTAACGCGCTCTGAATTTGTAGACGGTTGTATGAAAGATCAGTTCTTGTATCAGATGTTAACTGCAGATGCAGGTGGATGCAACCAGGAGTAA